The sequence CGGCCTGGGTGCCGTCGCGCTGCTGCTGATCGCGGTGCCGTTCTGCCACTCGCTGTGGCTGCTCGCGCTGGACTTCATCGGGATGGGAGTCGGGTACGCGTTCGTCCTGCCGGCGTGGAACAGCATCCTCCTCCGGCTCCTCCCCGAGGACGTCCGAGGCGCCGGCCTTGGGATCTTGATGACCGTCGAAGGCATGGGCGGGGTGATCGGCCCGCTGGTCGGCGGGCTCCTCTGGCAGTGGGCGAACCCCGCCTCGCCGTTCTACCTCAGCGGCGGCCTGCTGCTCCTCGCCTCGGGCGCCGCCACCCAATGGCGCACGGAGGCCGTGGAAGGCTAGTGGGACGGATGCCGACCGGCCTGCGTACCGGCCTCACCGCCGTGGCGGGCGCGCTGGGAGGCGCCGCGGCCTACACGCTCGGCACCCAGATGGTGGCGGGGGCGATCCGGGTCGGCGTGATCAAGCGCGGTCCGGCCCGTCCGATGGTGGCGCTGACGTTTGACGACGGCCCGGACCCGGAGCACACCCCGCGGCTCCTGGAGGCGCTGGCCCGGGCCGGGATCCGGGCGGCGTTCTTCATGGTGGGCCGCCAGGCCGAAGCCCTTCCCGGGGTGGCGCGGGCGGTGGCGGATGCGGGACACGACCTCGGCAACCACACCTACGGACACCGGCACCTTTGGACCCTCCCGCCGCGGGCGGCGGCGGAGGAGGTCGAGCGCGGAGCGGCGGCGATCGCCGAGGTGACCGGGATTTTTCCCCGGTACTTCCGGCCGCCCTGGGGAATGTTTAACTGGGCCGCCTACATCCGCGCGGGCCAGCTCGGCGAGATGCGCATCCTCTGGTCGGTCCGTCCCGAGGGGTGGCTGAGCCCGGTGAACGCGGGCGAGATGGCCGCGCGGGTGATCCGCTGGGCGCACCCCGGCGCCATCATCGACCTGCACGACCGCGGCGGCCACCCGACGACGCCGCGGGCCACCTGGACCGCGCTCCCGGGGATGATCGCCGGGCTGCGCGCCCGCGGCTACGCCGTCGTGCCGCTGAGCAGCCTCCTCCGCCCGGCGGCGGAAGACAACGCCCGGTGCGGCTGATCAGCGGGGCGGGTACTCGGCCTCCGGCGGGACCCTTTCCCTCGGAATCTCGATGAGCTCGAGGATCACCCCGAAGAGGGCCTCGGTGTCGAGGTAGGCGAAGCCGCCGTCCCCGAGCCGGCCGTATCCCCGCCCGCTCTGCAGCACGGCGAATCCCCGCCGCTGCGCGTCGGCGACGGCCTCATCGAGAGCCGGAACGAATACGCCGAGGTGGTGGAGTCCCTCCCCCTTGCGGTCCAGGTGATCGGCGTAGATGTTCGGCGGCGACAGCGGCTGAATCAGTTCGATCGTCTGCGCGCCCGCCTGCGCCAGCGCGAGCCGCATCCGATAGTCCTGGCGCCGCCCGTGATAGGTCATCTCGCGCACCAGCGGCGGGCCGTAAGTATACACCTTCCAGGGGCCGACCCCGAGCGTCTCCCAGTACCGCCGCATCACGGCGTCGAGGTCGCGAACGACGAGCGCGATCTGATCGACCCGCGACAGTGGAAACATGCGGTCCCCCCGCGTCATGACGTGCTCTGGCGATGTGCCGACTGAAGCGTACTCCAGCGGCGGCGGAAAGGGAACCGGGAGAAACGGTGGGGAGGAACGCGCGGGCAGGCGGCCCCGGCGTCTCAGACCCTTCGTCCCACCTTCGCCGTGCCCCGCAGCTGCGGGGGGCGGAGGCGATTGATGTCGTACCGGTGCTTCTTCATCTCGTAGAGCCGCCGGTCGGCGGTCCGCAAGAGCTGCTCGGGGGTGGCCCCGTCCTCGGGCCAGGCGGCGATGCCCCACGAGAGTGTGAGCTGAAGCTCGCCGCCGCCCGCGGCGGAGATCGACGTCTTCATGGTGCCCATCCGGGTGAGGATCCGCGCCACGTCGGGAGCGGCGGTCTCGGGAAACAGCAGCACAAACTCGTCCCCGCCGAAACGGGCCACCAGGTCGGACCCGCGCATGCCGGCGACGAGCACCTGCGCCACCCGCACCAGCGCCGCGTCCCCGACGATGTGCCCGTGGCCGTCGTTGATGGCCTTGAACCCGTTGAGGTCCACGAGCGCGACGCTGAGCGACCGCCCCAGACGGTGGCCGCGCGCCATCTCGGCCGTGATGCGGTCGAAAAAGCTCCGCCGGTTGGCGAGGCCCGTCAGCGAATCGGTGGCCGCCAGCTCCCGGACCTTCTCGTGCAGCCGGGCCGCCTCCAGGGCGGACACCCCCTGAATGGCCAGCCGGTGCAGGCGGCGGCGGACCGGATCGGGGAGGGCGATGGGCGGCCGGGCCACCCCGCAGATCCACATCCGCACGCGATCGCCGTGGACCAGGGGCACGCACGCCATGGCTTCATCCGGCTGGCCGTCCTGCGCCGGGCAGGACCGCAGGATGACCTCGCCGCCCCCCGTGCCGGTAAACGCCTCCGGCAACGGAAGGTGGGCCGGGCTCAGCCCTCCGTTCTCCCAGTCGAACCCCTCCGCCGCGATCAGCGTGTGGGGCTTTCCCTCTTCGCGTCGATCCCCGCACAGGAACGCCGCCCCCTTGTGGAGCCCGGTGATCTCGAGGAAGGCCTGCAGGAGGATCCCGGCCAGACCCTCTACGCGAAGCTCGCCGGAGACCCTGGAGGCAAGGTCGCTCTCAAACTCCAGCTCGTGCACGCGCTCCTGGGCGGCCCGGTACTCCTGGACCAAGATCCCCAGCAGCAGGGCCAGGAAGAAGCCGCTGGCGATGAAGGCGCCGAGCCGGAATCCCGTCGTCTCCAGGGCCTCGGGGCCGGCGCCGCGCATCCACAGGAGGATGATCATCGCGGCCATCGCCACGGAGGCCGCGAGCGCCTGCCGCAGGTTCATCCGGATGGCCGCCTCGAGAATCGTGAGGTAGTAGAGGTAGAGGAACGGGCTGGATACCCCGCGTGAGATGTACACGACGAGCGTCACGACGAGCAGGTCGAGGGCAATGACCAGATCGGTCCGCCGGAGCAGGGAGAGCCAGCGCGAGCCGAGTGCCAGGACGATCACGTAGGCCCCCAGGACCACGATGATGATGTTGACGGCCGGCTGGGGGATGGCGATGATCCCGAACCACAGCGCCGGGATCAGCGTCAGCAGCAGCACGACCCGGGCGAGGCTGATCCACTCCTCGGTTCGGGCAACGCCGGGCCCGCCTGCCCACCAGGAACGGCGGCGCAGGCCCCTCGTCGGGCCCGGCGTTGTGTGTGCGATCGTTGCCTCTGCCATGAAGTCGCTCCTGGGACGACGCGTCCGGAGGCGCTCCGCGCTTCCTCGAGACCACACGTCGTCCCACTCTAGGTGAATGCCCCTGTCCGCAGCGGATCGGTCTCGTCCATTCTGACGGCTTCCACGTATCGTTCGAGTTGCCGACCCGGAGGCCCGAGACAGGCTGGGCGGAAGATCGACGGAGGTTCCCCCGAACGCGGAGCGGCCCCCCAGGCGGCGAGTGGTCCGCTGAGGGCGCGACGCCTTTTCGCGGGTTTTCGTGTGGGGCACGGCACGCCGGGGGGACCGGATGGCCTAGGGGCAGCACCTCTTCGATCGGGCGGGCGACGTTGTGTGTCTTACGATTTCTCCAGCATCGCCTTCATCGGCCGCCAGTAGTGGGTGATCCAGCCCGACTTCTTGTCCCGGTAGTCTCGATCCGGCACTCCCACCTGAACGAAGGTGAGGCGGGTCCCGCCCCGCACCGGCCTGAGGTCGAACGTGACCGTGGAGTAGTGGAACTTCGGCCAATTGTTGGACCGCCAGAATTGCACGATTCGCCGGCCCGGCACGAGCTCGAGGTTGACCCCGCTGAGGTAGGAGCCGTAGGCGGTAAAGCTCCCGCCCGGCTTGCGGCTGATGCGGGCCGGCGCCCCGGTAAACTTCGCGTGCCGGCGCGAGTCCACCAGCGCCTCGTAGACGGCGCGCGGGCTGGCCTTGAACGTCACGGACTGTCGGATGGTCTTGGGCATTGCTCCCTCCCCTGCGTTAGGCTGTCCGGCGCGGACCGGTCGGTTCCCTTTAAGAATCCTTCAAGCGAAACATCAATGATCCCCACTTCGAGTTGCAGGAGGCGAGGAGCGGCGCGCGCGCGCACCACCTCGCAGTCGGTATTCAACCATATGGTTGAATTATAAGAATGCCGGGGCGGGATGTCAAGCGACGTGCGGGAGGCACCGCAGGTCAGGAAGCGGGCGGCAGCAGCAGCACCAACGGGATGAGCGCGAGGCGGAGGACCGCGCGCACCAAGTTCGTGACCGCAAAAGCCTCGATGAACGGGGCCGGGGTCCGTTCGCCCAACGCGGTGACGTGGCCGCCCGCATGGGCAAAGAAGAGCAGCCCAAGCGGGAGGAGGGCATGCCGATTATTGCGCGGCGGTTACGAGTTCTTGCGGGACCGCCGGTACCGCATCGGGGACACGCCGGCGTGCGCGCCGAACGTGGTGATGAAGTGGCTCAGGTTCCGGAATCCCACCTCGTAGCAGATCTCCGTCACCGGGAGCGTCGAAGTCTCGAGGAGCCGCATCGCCTCCGCGATCCGCAGGCGGGTCAGATACCGGTAGGGAGAGACCCCGACGTGGGCCTTGAACATCCGGCTGAAGTAGTAGGGGCTCAATCCCGCCGCGCGGGCGAGCGAGGCGAGATCGATCTCGCCCGCAAGGTGCGCGGCGGCGTACGCTCGGGCCGCCTCGATACCGTCCCGATGGCGCCGGGTCGAGGGCAGCGCGTGCCGCGGCTCCGCCGGCGCTTCTTCCCGGCCGGAGGCCCTCAGCAGCTCCACGAGCACCGCCGCCGCTAGCAGATCGATCTTCAGGAGATAGCTCGGGCGCTTGCGCTGCGCTTCGGAGAAGAGCGCCTGCCGGAGACCGGCGAGTGCGGGGGTCTGCGGCACCACGGTGCGCGGGAACAGCGGACGTTCCTTTGTTCCCCACCGCGGTGCGGCGCCGTAGCGGGAAAACAGATCCTCGAGCGCGGCCGTGTTCAGGCGCAGGACAAGATGCCGGTCGGTCGGGATCGCTTCCAGGTGGCGGCAGCGATAGTGCTGCCCCGCGCACCCCAGCACGACGGCATCCGGGCCCACCGCCACGTCGGTATCCAGAGATCGATACTGCCACGCCCCCTCAAGCGTGAAGATCACCGTGGGCTCGTGGAAAATCTCGTCGTCCGGATCGCGGTGCGGACGGTTGTGGTGGCGAAAGGACAGCAGAGTCGCCAAGGATCCTCGGGCCAGCGTCTTCCGCGCCCCGACGTCGGCCTCGACCGTCACAAGCCGTCCTCCATGGGGGGGACTATAGCAGGGGAATTATAACTTGTCAAACATGATTTACAGGTTATACAGGTCGCCCGGCGAACGCGCGTCGAAAATCGGATCGCGCGGATCCGGGATCATTGGCCGAGAAGATCCCGATGCCCCCGTTCGGGCCCGCGAGAGAAGGTCCAAGACGGCCGCTGCGGGCCGCGCCGCGCTGCGCTGATGCCACATCTCATGGAGACGTCGTCCATGCCACGGAAGCGCCCCACGGTCGTCCTGATCGAGGCGATGTATCACCGAGCCGGCGAAGATCTGCTGCGGGAGCAGGCCGACGTCCGGGTGCTGACCGGCGCGACCCCCGA comes from bacterium and encodes:
- a CDS encoding SRPBCC family protein, with translation MPKTIRQSVTFKASPRAVYEALVDSRRHAKFTGAPARISRKPGGSFTAYGSYLSGVNLELVPGRRIVQFWRSNNWPKFHYSTVTFDLRPVRGGTRLTFVQVGVPDRDYRDKKSGWITHYWRPMKAMLEKS
- a CDS encoding VOC family protein codes for the protein MFPLSRVDQIALVVRDLDAVMRRYWETLGVGPWKVYTYGPPLVREMTYHGRRQDYRMRLALAQAGAQTIELIQPLSPPNIYADHLDRKGEGLHHLGVFVPALDEAVADAQRRGFAVLQSGRGYGRLGDGGFAYLDTEALFGVILELIEIPRERVPPEAEYPPR
- a CDS encoding GGDEF domain-containing protein — translated: MAEATIAHTTPGPTRGLRRRSWWAGGPGVARTEEWISLARVVLLLTLIPALWFGIIAIPQPAVNIIIVVLGAYVIVLALGSRWLSLLRRTDLVIALDLLVVTLVVYISRGVSSPFLYLYYLTILEAAIRMNLRQALAASVAMAAMIILLWMRGAGPEALETTGFRLGAFIASGFFLALLLGILVQEYRAAQERVHELEFESDLASRVSGELRVEGLAGILLQAFLEITGLHKGAAFLCGDRREEGKPHTLIAAEGFDWENGGLSPAHLPLPEAFTGTGGGEVILRSCPAQDGQPDEAMACVPLVHGDRVRMWICGVARPPIALPDPVRRRLHRLAIQGVSALEAARLHEKVRELAATDSLTGLANRRSFFDRITAEMARGHRLGRSLSVALVDLNGFKAINDGHGHIVGDAALVRVAQVLVAGMRGSDLVARFGGDEFVLLFPETAAPDVARILTRMGTMKTSISAAGGGELQLTLSWGIAAWPEDGATPEQLLRTADRRLYEMKKHRYDINRLRPPQLRGTAKVGRRV
- a CDS encoding polysaccharide deacetylase family protein, producing MPTGLRTGLTAVAGALGGAAAYTLGTQMVAGAIRVGVIKRGPARPMVALTFDDGPDPEHTPRLLEALARAGIRAAFFMVGRQAEALPGVARAVADAGHDLGNHTYGHRHLWTLPPRAAAEEVERGAAAIAEVTGIFPRYFRPPWGMFNWAAYIRAGQLGEMRILWSVRPEGWLSPVNAGEMAARVIRWAHPGAIIDLHDRGGHPTTPRATWTALPGMIAGLRARGYAVVPLSSLLRPAAEDNARCG
- a CDS encoding helix-turn-helix transcriptional regulator produces the protein MTVEADVGARKTLARGSLATLLSFRHHNRPHRDPDDEIFHEPTVIFTLEGAWQYRSLDTDVAVGPDAVVLGCAGQHYRCRHLEAIPTDRHLVLRLNTAALEDLFSRYGAAPRWGTKERPLFPRTVVPQTPALAGLRQALFSEAQRKRPSYLLKIDLLAAAVLVELLRASGREEAPAEPRHALPSTRRHRDGIEAARAYAAAHLAGEIDLASLARAAGLSPYYFSRMFKAHVGVSPYRYLTRLRIAEAMRLLETSTLPVTEICYEVGFRNLSHFITTFGAHAGVSPMRYRRSRKNS